TCGACCCCGCCGGGCTACGAGGTCGAACCCGAGCGCGCAGGGCTTTACGGCACCGGCCACTTCGAGCAGTTCGCCGACCCGATGGATGCCTGCCGCGGCGCCGATCTGGTGACCACGGACGTGTGGACCTCGATGGGTTTCGAGGCCGAGAACGAGGCGCGCATGAAGGCTTTCGCCGACTGGTGCGTGGATGCCGAGATGATGTCGGTGGCCAACAAGGACGCGGTCTTCATGCACTGCCTGCCTGCGCACCGCGGCGAGGAAGTGACCGCCGAAGTCATGGATGGACCGCAGTCGGTGGTGTGGGACGAGGCCGAGAATCGCCTCCACGCACAGAAGGCCCTGATGGAATACCTGATGCTCGGGCAGATCAAGGTCTGATCCGGTCCGGCGACATTTACGGTGCGCACGGGCGTGCGCGCCGGCAACACAGCAGAAAACAGGAAAACAGCATGAGCGACGTCAAGAAAGTAGTGCTCGCCTACTCCGGCGGGCTGGACACTTCGGTCATCCTGAAGTGGCTGCAGGACACTTACCAGTGCGAAGTGGTCACCTTCACCGCCGACCTCGGGCAGGGCGAAGAGCTCGAGCCCGCGCGCACCAAGGCGCTCAAGTTCGGTATCAAGCCCGAGAACATCTTCATCGACGACCTGCGCGAGGAGTTCGTGCGCGACTTCGTCTTCCCGATGTTCCGCGCCAACACCATCTACGAGGGCGAGTACCTGCTCGGCACCTCGATTGCGCGTCCGCTGATCGCCAAGCGCCAGATCGACATCGCGCGCGCTACTGGCGCTGACGCCGTGTCGCACGGCGCCACCGGCAAGGGCAACGACCAGGTCCGCTTCGAGCTCGGCTACTACGCGCTGATGCCCGGCGTGAAGGTCATCGCCCCGTGGCGCGAGTGGGACCTGCTGTCGCGCGAGAAGCTGCTGGCCTACGCCGAGAAGCACGGCATCCCCATCGAGATGAAGCACAAGCAGGGCGGCTCGCCCTATTCGATGGACGCCAATCTGCTGCACATCTCCTTCGAGGGTCGCCACCTCGAGAACCCCGCCGCCGAGGCCGAAGAG
This genomic window from Thauera humireducens contains:
- a CDS encoding argininosuccinate synthase, which codes for MSDVKKVVLAYSGGLDTSVILKWLQDTYQCEVVTFTADLGQGEELEPARTKALKFGIKPENIFIDDLREEFVRDFVFPMFRANTIYEGEYLLGTSIARPLIAKRQIDIARATGADAVSHGATGKGNDQVRFELGYYALMPGVKVIAPWREWDLLSREKLLAYAEKHGIPIEMKHKQGGSPYSMDANLLHISFEGRHLENPAAEAEESMWRWTVSPEAAPDAAEYVDLEFEKGDLVAINGTRMKAHELLAKLNELGGKHGIGRLDLVENRYVGMKSRGCYETPGGTILLRAHRAIESITLDREVAHLKDDLMPRYASMIYNGYWWSPERQAIQALIDNTQQSVNGWVRLKLYKGNVIVTGRDSKTDSLFDPTIATFEDDQGAYNQKDAHGFIRLNALRMRIAANARAKRD